From the Zymomonas mobilis subsp. pomaceae ATCC 29192 genome, the window CCCCTTCCGATGAAGCCGAACTTTCCAGTATGGTTCATACCATGGCACAATATGACAAAGGCCCCATCTCTGTTCGTTACCCGCGCGGAAACGGTATCGGGGTGACCTTACCGGAAAATCCAGAAACGCTTACCATTGGTAAGGGACGTCTGCTCCGTCGCGGTAAAACGGTCGCCATCTTATCCTTGGGCACCCGTCTTGAAGAATCTTTGAAAGCGGCTGATCGCCTTGATGCACAAGGCCTTTCTACCTCTGTTGCAGATATGCGCTTTGCCAAACCCTTGGATGAAACCCTTACCCGTCATCTCCTGAAAACCCATAAGGTCATCGTTACAGTTGAAGAGGGCGCTCTTGGCGGCTTCGCTACCCAAGTCCTCACTATGGCTTCCGATGAAGGTTTGATGGATGAAGGCCTTAAAATCAGAACCCTGCGGTTACCTGATCGCTTCCAACCTCAGGATAAACCCGAAATCCAATATGCCGAAGCCGGTCTTGATGCCGATGGTATTGTCGCCGCCGTTATCTCTGCATTACATCGCAATGCTAAACCTGTCGAACTCGTTGAGATCGCTAATCTCGGCAATATCGCTCGTGCTTGAGAATAATGGGATAGATGTTTTTGATTTTATAAATCATTTCTTGAATAAAGTTTTATACAAGTTAGTTAATTTTAACTGTCTTAATAAATAAAAAGAGATCTGATAATGCTGCATCCCGTTGTTCTGTGTGGTGGTTCCGGAACGCGCTTATTTCCTTTGTCGCGTCAGAGTCACCCTAAACAGTTACTCTCCCTCACGGGTGAAAGTAGCCTTTTTCAGGATGCTGTGAAACGCGTTGTTGATCCCGAGATTTTTACAGAACCACTTATTATTTGTAATAATGAATACCGTTTTACAATCGCAGAACAACTTCAAAATATTAACGTAAAAGCCCAAGACATTGTGTTGGAGCCTGAGGGTCGTAATACAGCACCCGCTATCGCTTTAGCCGCTGAGATTATAGCCGCTAAAGATCCCAATGGGTTAATGCTTATTCTACCATCAGACCACGTTATTCGTGATATTATCGCTTTTGGAAAAGCTGTCAGGCAAGCAGAAGTTATCGCCAGCCAAGAAAATGCTCTCGTGACCTTTGGGGTTTGTCCCGTGGCGCCTGAAACGGGATATGGATATATTGAACTAGGCGAATCCCTACCCTCAGGTGGTTACAGCATTGAAAGTTTTCGGGAAAAACCTGATTTAGCTACAGCTGAAAGTTATCTAAAAAATGGTCATTTTCTTTGGAATAGTGGGATGTTTTTATTCCCCGTTCAAAGAATTTTAGAAGATTTTGCTCTTTATCAGCCCGAAATTTTAGCAGCTGTTCGTATCGCTCTTCGAAAAAGCAAAAACGATCTCGATTTCATGCGGATAGATGAAGATGCTTTTTCTAAAGCGCCTTCTATTTCTATTGACTATGCGATTATGGAACCTGCTAAAAATTTGGCTGTTATCCCCGTTGATATTGGGTGGAGTGATGTGGGTTCGTGGTCTTCTCTTTGGGCTATTAGTGACCAGGATGACGATGGTAATGTGTTAATGGGCGATGTCGTGGCGGAGGAATCCTCCAATTGTTTAATTCGTTCTGAAAATGGACTGGTTGCTACCATAGGGGTAGAAAATCTAACTATTATCAATACCTCTGATGTAACCTTGGTGGTTAATCAGGATAAAGCCCAATCCGTAGGGGCGTTAGTCAAGCGGATGATCAAATCGGGCCGTCTTGAGCCTTTAAATCCGAAGCAAGTAGCCCGTCCTTGGGGCTGGTATGAATCTATCGCTTCTGGTCAACGATTCCAGGTTAAGCAAATCATGGTTAAACCTGGCCGACGGCTATCGTTACAGAAACATTTCAATCGTGCTGAACATTGGATTGTTACGCAAGGAACGGCCCGCGTTACTGTAGGTGAGCATGTAGATCTTGTCCGTGAAAATGAATCTATTTATATTCCGATGGGAGAAATTCATCGTCTCGACAATCCCGGTAAAGTCGACTTACTTCTGATTGAAATTCAGACGGGATGTTATCTGGGTGAAGATGATATTGTTCGATTGGAAGACGATTACAAACGAGAATTATAACAAAAAGTAAAGCGCTTTGACAGGTTCAAAGCGCTTAAACTTCTTTTTCAAATTAAATTGAAAAACCGAATTCCTGATAAAAGTCTTTTAAGCGGTTTTTATAATTTTCCATTGAAAATTGCTCTGCCTGTAATGGGCCACGTTGCCGTAACGTTTTTACTAGATTAGCATCTTCTGCGATAGCACTTATCGCTTCTGCTAACGCATCAACGTCATAAGGATCAACTAAAAGCGCTGCCTCTCCAGCAATTTCCTGAATAGCGGGATGGGTTGAACTGATGACAGGCG encodes:
- a CDS encoding mannose-1-phosphate guanylyltransferase/mannose-6-phosphate isomerase; the protein is MLHPVVLCGGSGTRLFPLSRQSHPKQLLSLTGESSLFQDAVKRVVDPEIFTEPLIICNNEYRFTIAEQLQNINVKAQDIVLEPEGRNTAPAIALAAEIIAAKDPNGLMLILPSDHVIRDIIAFGKAVRQAEVIASQENALVTFGVCPVAPETGYGYIELGESLPSGGYSIESFREKPDLATAESYLKNGHFLWNSGMFLFPVQRILEDFALYQPEILAAVRIALRKSKNDLDFMRIDEDAFSKAPSISIDYAIMEPAKNLAVIPVDIGWSDVGSWSSLWAISDQDDDGNVLMGDVVAEESSNCLIRSENGLVATIGVENLTIINTSDVTLVVNQDKAQSVGALVKRMIKSGRLEPLNPKQVARPWGWYESIASGQRFQVKQIMVKPGRRLSLQKHFNRAEHWIVTQGTARVTVGEHVDLVRENESIYIPMGEIHRLDNPGKVDLLLIEIQTGCYLGEDDIVRLEDDYKREL